The Aequorivita sublithincola DSM 14238 genome window below encodes:
- a CDS encoding HAMP domain-containing histidine kinase, with product MKLLNRSLIYLSLAFLFIIGIWAVIFYFNLKDEIRDSIDDGLQNNKLLLIQKVRTDSTLLLQRQFGGNNFEIHPISKKEALSQRDVYKDTLMYRANEDDLEPVRILHSAFQYQNNYYRLKVISSLVEEDDLIEDSFWSVVWLFLILVGSTIIINNVILRKVWNPFYDILNRLKNYRVDKEETSINIPTKTAEFVELQKASNALISHSREAYKSQKQFTENASHELQTPLAIIANKLELLLESENLKDADANTIAEVINMVERLTQLNKS from the coding sequence ATGAAACTTTTAAACCGCTCCCTTATCTATCTTTCTCTGGCCTTTCTTTTTATAATTGGAATTTGGGCGGTTATCTTCTATTTCAACCTAAAAGATGAAATTCGGGATAGTATTGATGATGGGCTGCAAAACAACAAGTTGCTGCTTATCCAAAAAGTGCGGACAGATTCTACCTTACTTCTTCAAAGACAATTTGGAGGTAATAATTTTGAAATACACCCTATTTCTAAAAAAGAAGCACTGTCCCAACGAGATGTTTATAAAGATACTTTAATGTATCGCGCCAATGAAGACGATTTAGAGCCGGTGCGTATTTTGCATTCTGCATTTCAGTATCAAAACAATTATTATAGGCTTAAGGTAATCTCTTCTTTGGTTGAGGAGGACGATCTAATTGAAGACTCTTTTTGGAGCGTTGTTTGGCTTTTCCTCATCTTGGTGGGAAGCACAATTATTATAAATAACGTAATTCTACGTAAAGTGTGGAACCCCTTTTATGATATTTTGAATAGGTTGAAAAATTATAGAGTAGATAAAGAGGAAACAAGCATAAACATTCCCACAAAAACAGCTGAATTTGTTGAACTGCAAAAAGCCTCCAATGCGCTTATAAGTCACTCTCGCGAGGCCTATAAATCGCAAAAGCAGTTTACTGAAAATGCTTCGCACGAACTGCAAACTCCGTTGGCTATAATTGCCAATAAACTGGAACTTTTGCTGGAGTCTGAAAACTTAAAGGATGCAGATGCAAACACCATAGCCGAAGTAATAAATATGGTTGAACGTTTAACGCAACTAAACAAATCCTAA